The Rhododendron vialii isolate Sample 1 chromosome 1a, ASM3025357v1 region TGTTTGTCTTTATGGTGACTTATGAATGTTCCTTTGGTACAGCACAAGACCATCGATAGTGTCCTTGCACGAGGTGAAAGGCTTGATAGTTTAGTTGAGAAGAGTTCAGATCTCAGTGCAGCTTCACaggtaattttcttttttttctttgttttgaatgGCCAGGTactttttgttatgcttgtatgTCTCCTGTTGTAAACTGGCAAAACACAAATATGGGATGTGTACCCAAACCTCATTTCCTTGTGCTTATCCACATCAATTATTTCTTGTTTATCACTTTATCTTATAAGTGATAATATTAAGGTAAAGTGTGAAGGTGTGattttcataaactcaacttATATATAGTGCCACGACAGTCGGGTCTTGGGATTACAATTATCTAGACAAATTCATCATCTATGATTGTGGTATTGTGAGTGTATATGTTTGCTTGCTCGAACTGGGTTATGGTTCAATCTTGGTGATAGTAATCATATCAATTGGTACCATGTTTGGAATGGGTTTCAAGAGAAAAACAAGTATTGTGCTACAGACTACAGTGGTGGAGTAATTATCAGTTTTCTTGAAGTATATTGCATGGAGCACCATACTACTTTACAGAAATGGACTAGCTGTATGCATCAGTCATTCCTATTAATAAAAAGGTTTGATAGTTGAACATTTCCGCATCTGTTGAAATAATGCATTTCCAACCTGTTAATTATTCATCCGATCTTTTGCCTACATTTTCATTTCAATATACTAGTCATCCAAGTAATTCTAACTGTTTCGATTTCAATGTCATAAGATAATCCACATGGTTTTATCAACCAGTTGTGATTAGGTGTGATAGGGATATAACttatttttggggaaaaaatgatttaagtgatttgaatttttttttggaaaataggtTTATGATTGTGATTTTGCAGTAtatttgggaaagaaaagatCATGAATCAAATTCAGTGATGTTTATTTTTGTAATCTGGTATGCCTGGCTTAGCTGGGATCTTACACATACAGCTCTTGTTTGATTGTACGGAGTATATCTGTAGTATTTCTAGTTGCGCCTAAATACGAGTACCTGTTGTTGGTTGTTTTTGACAGATGTTCTACAAACAGGCGAAGAAAACTAATCAATGCTGTACAATATTGTAAGCTTTAGAAGTGAGGAGGCTATCTTATCAAAACATTTACTTGTTCCGGTGTTATAAATATGATTGTATCACTAAATGGTAATTGTTTGTTTATATCATTACACTCTGTTTGCTTGACAGATTTTATGGTTTTTCATCCTCTTGTATCTTGGTTTAATGATTTAATGGTTTCCAGATTGAAAACGAAACCTAATACTCTGTTATCTGCGTTTCCGTTCATATCCTGAACCGTCGTTATCTTCTGGTGTTATACACGATCTCATCCCTCTCCTGTACAGATGTGAAAAGTAAAGGATTGATTGGAATACTTCAATCTATTAACACGGTCCTGCATGCTTGTGGTTATGAACACGTGTTTTTATGAGTTGGGAGATCCTTTACCTTTTGGGTTAGTTTTTAACCAGCAATGTTACAGATCCAGACGTACGCGAAGGTGTCTAAAATCGACCTACGCATGTTGGATGGCCCTGGACACATCTGACATCTATGTCCAAATGACCCAAGCAATTCCCGATTTTAATCATGTCCTGAGATTCATagcctaacttttttttttttgtgtgacaaAAATAGCCCAAGTTTTTATGCGTATGTAGTATTGCTGGATCTGTTTAGAGCAACTCATGCAGAGAGTAGATCCTACTTATTTGGTCCTTTCCAAGCTTACATGGAGAGATGGTGGTTGTGAATGTATTTCGTCAATGCCATGTATTCATTCTGGTTTATGTGACACTGTGTTTGGATATGTGTTCGTGTGTTCCTTGATTACTATTCTGTAATGCATTGGGTTGTAGATTAACCAAGTTACTCTCAAGAAACTCGAGGCTACTTGAAGCTGGGTAGACTTGTTCGAGCTTGGTTCGTAAGGTTAATAAACAAGCTCAAGGCATAATTTTGGACATGTTCTGGAAAGAGGCATAATTTTGGACTTGTTCAGTGAAAGAGTTCGGGTTAGCCGAAGCTTGAATAGACCCACAAACATCAATATGGGATTATATGGACATATTCTAATACTAACATAGTTGCTGTTTTTACTCTTCTATTGAATAGTAGTATGAAACACTGACAAGCTCGAGTTTGAGCTCAATTATTCGAGCATGAGGTTAACTAATTTTCAGCGAGTCACCTCGAAGCTTGGTTTGAGATACTTCAAAACTCGACTAGATTTGACTTGTTTGTAGCCTTACTACAAACATTTCTTCACATTTCCTTTCTCAGCATGGTACCCAATAGGTTTTCTTTCCAAATATTATTCCCGTTCCTCTATATTTCTTTTCGCTCATTACCTACAAACCTTCCCCAAAATATAAACCAACAAATTTTCTACACCATAAAACTTGTATTGAAAAACTATATAACTCTCACAATTATTGTTGAGTGGGATAAGggcattcaaaatttcaaatacaaTCTACTCAAGGGTTTTAAGCCCCTTTATTTCTATGCTTCGAACAACATTGTTTATTTATCTACTATTTTGCAATAATACCTACTTCCCTAAAATGGACTTAATCCACCAAATGCCCTTGGTGTCCTTGGGGCCTTCTTCTCCCTCTGGTGGGGGATTAGTGTGCTCTGTCTTGTGAAGCTTGCTCACATCATAACCCTCCTCTTTGGCTTTCTGGACTAGCTGATTGTATATCTCTTCATCTAGATGGTTCTCTCTGCATAGTATCTAAATACACAAATAACACACCAAGAAAATTACTAATTGGTTAATGGATGCGAATATATCCACCAAAAATAACATCACATAGGCCCGCTCTGCTAAGGGTTATTTGTcgaataaatatttattttttgaattgaaggtGATATTGTGTGAAAAAATGATCTATTTCGTAAagaggaaaataagtacttaaaaaataacaattttagCGGAACAGGGccttgaaaaattgaaaaattgaaattacaGGGATTCTTGAATTCCCTTGACGAAATTCTAACAATTACATAGAAAACAATACGGAATTTTCTTATAGGGAGTGATAGgtacaaagaaattttatacGGAAATGACCCAGAATACACtatttatgaccggtcataaacGACTCgattatgaccggtcataaataGTGTATTCTGAGTCATTTCCGGATAAAATTTCTTTACACATAGCATTTCTGTTTTCTTATTTGTCAGCTATACAAATAGAAGTGCAAACAGTGATGATGGGTTGcttttaattttctaatttttgtgtGCATGTTCCTCTTATTTTGTCTTGATAACAGGAAATTAGGCAGCAGGATTAATTTGCACAAATCAGGATAAAGAAGATAACAGGAAATTAGGCAGTGGATTTGCACAAATCTGCATAGAGAAGAAAACCATTAGAAACCATTCCAAACCCTTGTTTGAAGTGAGTGCTTGTCCTCCATGACATCGCCTGTTTGAATTCTTCGGGCCAAGCTTTTCCAAAATTTCCAGCATTGGAGGATTTGCAGGTCGTTAACTTTACGGCTCCAGAATTTGTCCAGATACACGCAAGCCAGCCCGGACAttcggttattaaaaaaaaaaattaaaaaggaaaacataaaCAAGGAACAGACATAGTCACGAAAACATACCCAAAGATACTTCTTGGAGGGCTGGCCAATCAAAGCATACTGATAATCCCCATCAAGATACAAAACCCAGTAATCCCCAACAACGGGGATTATAGGCAAGAAAGGGGGAACATAGAATTTGACCTTGAGCTTGGCCTCGTCATTAGAAGGATCGGCCTTATAGGCTGTCCCTTCTATAGACCCTCTCTTCCCATCAGTCCAAGTCTCGTTTAGGACATGCACAGTTCCATCGTCCCTTAAAGTGTAGGTAGCCCTAGTGTCGGTCCCGTTCTTGGGCTGGTTCCTTGACGGGAATGAGGCAATTTCGTACCAGCGGCCCATGTACCTGTTTAGGTCCAGACCCTTCACCACTTCCATCTCTTTGTTGGCCATTTTGCTTCacaatttgagagagagagagagagagagagagagagagagagagaggggtttttgtgggtttaggagagagagaggggtttttgTGGGTTTAGGGATAGTGTGAGATGTGGAATGTTGATAAGGTGAAGATATTGGATATATAGATTTATGGGGCCAACGTGGATGGATGAGAACCTGATCTGTGGGCGGTGTAGGTCTTGGGTAAGGCAAGGACTACGAAATGGATCATTCTAGAATGAAGAATTGATAAGTGTTACTTGTTTAGGAAGTTAGCCAAATTTCGATAGAAGATAGATGGAGTGGGGGAAGGTCCAGTCCAGTTTTGTTAATGTCTAGTTCGGTCAAGTTTTGCGCTGTTAGAGAGGCCCATAATAATGatcagaatcgttcatttttttgaattcgtCGTGTACgtcatccatgcaaaaaattagcttgattgaaCATTGATAGGTACATAAACGGAAcaaatttgtacaagaaaaatgcGATAATAAAATTAAGTTGAAACTCATAATTGTCCATTTTGTTCTtgtacaaaatgaacaatttcaatCGTTGTTGTGGCTCCGGGAGGAATACACAACTACCCAAAATTGTTACCGGACTGCACATTTAAAAAAACTGGATTGGAAGGCCAAGAGACAGTTTCCGAAATTGATGAATATCAGAATTGATTTGGTCAGAGATACTTTGGTGGGtttcttgtaaacttaattttttaaaatctgttttgttcatcattttttaatttttttagatttgcGTAATATTGGAGaattgaattaatcattcgtGTTGATGAGAGGAGTCTgacaagtaaaaaattatgaccaagatgaaaaaaaagtctactaaagacgaaaaaagtatcaaacaactgtcttttttgtctaaattgtcgtcttatatgaactttttccaACATCGGTTCAtattttaatactttttttattcgtCTCGCCGAGACCAACGAGTAACCCCAAAAataatgacgaaaaactaaacaaaaaataagaaaaactaaaaaaataatgaaataagtTTTGGACAAATACATTTACAAGAATGCAGTATTTAGAAGTCATATTTAAACCTTCGACgaatcaaaaaaatgaaaattatcaATTAGATATGTTAAAGGTCAGATTCGAGTGTTCCCACCGCTCCCTAAAAGGGATATCGCCACaagctaaaaaaaagaagatccaAACTGTTCATTTCATAGGGCTCAAAGGCAAAATATAATATCGTGAAAAATCAAATCGATTGAAATATCAATAAGCTAGTGAACGAATTACACATTTGAACAGGGCTATTCTCGATGCCgagaaaatcaaacccaaaactGTGATTTGTTCACTAGTTTTCAATATCGaatcaacttgattttcataACAATATTGTTCTACTCGTCAAGCTCTAATAGATAAACGTTTAACATTATACAGTATATTATTTTCGCAATTGGTGGGCACAGTAGGCATCCGGTTGAGTTAATGGGCCTATGTTTGTCGTTGGACTTGGATTCACCTTACGATTCACCCAAAAAACCCATGATCATATTGTCAATTTCATGCCTATCAGATTATTTTCTTAATTGATTCTTTTAAGGATttgattctaatttttttttaatttcaagattaTTTTCTTGAGGACATACAAATAATTCATTCaaaattgacgcaaaattaacaaaggtGAACTTTTTgagtaaagacaaaaacaaaaaacaaaaaacccgaGCCTGTTTAGCCAGATTAGTTTTGGGGATAAACTAAGAAGGGGGATAAGAAGAAAATATGATAGAAGGGGAACTAGTTAAGAAAGGGTGACAATCCAATATAATCTTTGGTTTGGGTGGTAATTTATGTGGGTGGATATAATTGGgtagctaaaaaaaaaagggcttacTTGCTTGTCCTTAAAAGTTCTTTTAAATGCTCAAGTTAATTTTTATGGATATTAATTAAAAGCATCTTGCACCAAAATTGAAGATCATAGTAAATTTTTGGTATATTGTCAACACATCCACTATAAAACTTAAACAGAAAAATGTAGTTTCAAACAACTTAAATCAATTTTAACTTgatgaagaatttttttataacaatTTCATGGATGCAATACCACAATTATGTTTTGTTATGGACAACCATAAACTTATTTAGGAGAAATTACATGGCAATCCACCATACTAACTATTCTTCAACTCCAGGCCCCAATTAAATCACGCCGAAGATGTTAGCCATTGCATCTAGGACTTTTCCTCCTCTTCGGCCCAAGCCCGATGTTCCATCCTAATGAAAAAAAGTAGTTTTacgataacaaaaaaaaaattgtatgtatATACTGTCATGAGTGctttactaaaaaattaaatagtttACCAATCATCATTCGTTATTCATTTAGTAGCTGTAGATTACTAAAATATTCACCATGAACTTCATACTTTCATCAATCCAACATGAAATAGAAATCATTTGAGTAACATAGGACTTCAAAAATTAGtaaacggcaaaaaaaaaaaaaaaaaaaatctccaaaataAACTACGATGTGTTTTGTTTTGAGTTTGGGAGGGATAATTGAATAATTAGGTAAGGGGGATTAATTATGGACAGGGTTGGGGTGTCCATAAATAATGCGGCTCCGATCGAGTGTGTGCCAACCAAATACAGATTAATTAATCCGGGCAAATAGTCCATCCAACCAAATAAGAAGGCTAGCAAATTAACAGGCTTAGATTATTAATTAAGCCAAAACAAACCAATGTTTCGATTTGTAAGCAAAGAAATGAAGTTACAATTGGTACTGCAATTTCTTATATGGCCGGAACGGGGATTACAATTTCGTGTACATAAAGAGTCTGTAACTCTGGGAGCATCTTAGAACAAccatgaagtgttttttttttctcccctaCTCAAGGTGCTGGATTGAACCAGAGTAATAGCCCTCGATTGGGTATCTACCTAACCTAGCAAGAATGTATGGACTTAAGCCATACCTGACCTGCCAAGTTCAATTGAAGCTCCCTCTCCAGATGATCTGGTCCCAAGTATACATCGAACTCGACACCAGGAGAGAGGAGCAACCTTTGTTATATTTAAGAGAACATAAATGATGACAATTTTCTAAAGGAGGAATTTgatgagtgcaattttgttcaccctccttaaaaaagGGTAGACGTTACCctccttcttattggttgaaatagtgtggatcccaccacaaagtgatgtcatgcttaccatgcaatacactttttgataagtatgacatcactttgtggtgagattcacaccatttcaaccaataagaaggaatgtaatgttcaccctcttaagtggagggtgaacaaaactcaactcgaatTTGATGGACTATGGAGTAACTCAGAAAAGAGGTTAAACACAAATGGAGTACTGAAAACACAACTAATCAACCTCTATAACAAACTAAGATTAGCATATGATCATCAATTCTTTTACATCAACGAGTTTTGAACAGAGCAACTTTCATAATCCTCGAATACCAAACAAGAAACAGAGCAACTAAATAACTGCAACTAACCAACACTACTATTAAATAAAGATAATGACTGAAGAATAACAGCCCCTATCTGCATCACCATTGACCTCTCTTCAAACCAATTTCTGTTGATCTCCAAAACCAGCCCCATCTACCAAACAATATATACAACGAAATTACATTTGTTTTCACAGTATTGGTGAATGATCATagccaagccaaaaaaaaaaaaaggtgctcaTAAAGATGAATTCATTTTGAAACCCCTAACACACATTGCAAAAATAAAAGCGAAATTCACGACAGAAAAATACAGTCCAACACGAAGCTGCTCTATCTAGCCGGGCCGACTCCGTCAATTTTTTATAGCACATTATTTTTTCCATATTAAGTTGGGGCGATTTTCTAAATCGTTGTTGATACATAAATTAGTGTGAAAAAACCTTACTGAATGAATAATGCTAATAACAGAGTCAAAGAAATTACAAATTAAGTTCATTCATTACCTGATCAAAACCCAAAGCCAAACCCGTTGGCAAAAAGCCAAATACACAACATAGATCGCCCCAGAAATGATCATGCCGATGCAAATACAAGCAAAGGTACTCACAAATAGGTGATGTAGCATGGACGGTGATGAGTTCCCCGGCGATGGCGAAGCAACCAGTACATAACAACAACATTGAGGAATAGGTGGGTATAGTTGGTGTtgttattttggaaaatatgtCACGGGCACAGCAACAACAcgaaaaaaacacagaaaatgCACGAGCACATAAAAAATACAGCAAGGGCACGGAGAACCTCCTTGTTCCGATGGGAGTCACCGTCACGGAAACGTACTGCTTTCCAAGGACATGAGAGCCCCCAGGAACCAAATTGACAGCAAACAAAAGTCATTCGTTATTCATTTAGTAGCTGTAgacagattttttttatttttttggggtaagtaAATTAGTCGTTGCTGTAGATTACTATAAGTATTTATCATGAACTTCATACTTTCATCAGCCCTAGAAATCATTTGATTATGGACAGGGTGAGGGGGTGTCCATAAATAATCCGGTTGTAGAGGGACTAATTAGTCCCCAGGATTAAATAGTCAATAG contains the following coding sequences:
- the LOC131304009 gene encoding temperature-induced lipocalin-1-like, with the translated sequence MANKEMEVVKGLDLNRYMGRWYEIASFPSRNQPKNGTDTRATYTLRDDGTVHVLNETWTDGKRGSIEGTAYKADPSNDEAKLKVKFYVPPFLPIIPVVGDYWVLYLDGDYQYALIGQPSKKYLWILCRENHLDEEIYNQLVQKAKEEGYDVSKLHKTEHTNPPPEGEEGPKDTKGIWWIKSILGK